AattctaatatatattttttgtgttctgTATACATTAGgttttatgtaatgttttgaaaactCACCTGTTCATTTAGACTCTTCTCCATAGCGTTGAGTGGGTCTAATGAATTGACACTTTCATTCAAATGTGACAGAGGTCCATTGCCAGCAAATTCATTACTGCCAGGACCATTGTTCATGCCGAAATCATAGTTCTGACTATTGCTCCCGCTTGAGTTCCTACTCTGTCCACTTTGGTTGTAGGAGGATATCATAGAACCGCTGGCGATTGTGTTCATATCTGGTGGTAGGTATGGTGATAATGCGTTCATGTCCCAATTGTTCATTGTAGGCATGTTCATAGACCCGGGTGACATGGCCTTGCCACGTTTCCCTACGCTGTTGTCATTACTGTCGTCTTCttgctaaaaatatataaataactgttagttattttgtatgtaaatattagtTCTTCTATTTTGCTAAAGTGAATTTGTTAAAAGGATTTGAATTGATATAAATGAATGGTAATAAGAAAGACAGAAAAAACAAGGTTGTAAGTTCAAGACAAAACATGCTttttgattaatataaaactttatatttttaataacaaaactgTCTGTATTCAGTTAATATTTgtcttaatattacattttataataaatcctTTTATTTACCTTAATGCCAGAGTTGGTGACACTTTTTGCTGCTTTCCAATTTGCTCCGTTATCTATGGTCACTTCATCTACATCTGAGCCATTTAGAGTGTTAAGAATACCCCACATGTACTGGTCCACTTCTAATCCTTCTAACTGTGCCGGTTTACTACAAAGGAAAAACAACGTTAAAAGGTTGTCTTAAGgtacaaatatacaaaaaaatcttctgGACAGATTATTTTTCAAAGGTGTATACAAGTTTCTGGACAACACAGATTAATATTCcaatatgttttcattaaCAGTaccataattatatattagtaTTCAACTCACTTGCACACCGGACATCTCCATGACCCCCGTTCACAATTGAGTTGTAAATATGACTCCAAATCGAAGCATTGTATGTGTTTGCATTCATGTCCGCGCGCCGGTAGCGTGATCTTTTTGAAGGTGATTGGACATTTTAGCGATACTTTTAGTGCCGTTTGCTCCACGCCATCCCTGTCGTTGCCCGTGTTGGAGCTATTGTTGTTGACCGGTGTCTGGTTGAAGTTCATCTTGATCTTGGCGATACAGTGATCGGCTGTTAGCAATCGCTTTCGTAGCAAGCCTTGTAACACGCTACGTACACTCGGCCGATGGACTAATTGAAGTACGAATAGGTGAGACTGTAAATTGAAATGATGTTAAAtgagtaatttaaatagcacAGTGTTGTTAAAACAGTTAAGTTCATACAGCTTGAAGGGATTTAAGTTCAAGAGTGAACTTGATATTTGTTATAGCTGATATctgttaaggtttataaagATACAGATACTTACGCAGCAACACGCCGAGACTGTGATCTGTATCGTGTTCCTCCCTGGCTGGCACACTTCTTTCAGGTACAAAGGTTTGTGCGAGGTTTTGTTCTCGCCCCGGTCTATGACGAGCGGCGTCGCGTTCACTGACACTTGTACGCTCGCTGGCCAGTTCGTGTTCATCTGCCGGTCCTCATGGTGGAAGCATTTCAGTTGTAACTCAAGGTCCGATCTGTGAACAAGCAAAATGTTAATCTATGCGTATTCGACACATTCGTATTGTTTTAAGCATTCATATGTGTACAAAATTACCTCCAAATTAATGTTGAGTGGACAGTGGGTTTTAATTGGAATACATGGTTGCTAACCGCTAAATTATGCTCTAATCTAAATGGTGGTAGAATAATACCATCTCTTACAGGGAATGTTAATCGGAGCTCGTcatctgaaacaaaaaaaaaaacatttatttcatatgttcaaaaaaagaaatttgaattaaatacatatatcagATTATAACATTGTCTTACTTTGCATGCCCATCGATGGTTTGAGCTCGTTAAAGTGGGGTTTGACATCAGCATTGGGGCTGATGTAAGGCGGCATACTACTCGCCGGCGTAAGCGGCGGCGTGGGATTGCCCGGCACCGGGCTATGCTGGTAAGACATGCTCGTGCGCATCGCCACCTCCTGCGCGAACTGCCCCGTGTATTGCCCGGCGTATTGCGCGTTGCTGCCTTGATGCTGCGGAAATTGGTTGGGCACTCCTCCGTTGAAATATTGCCCTTGGTTCGAATAAGGGGGCGTCGATTGTCTCATACTCCCTCTCATGGCTGCGCCGAAGTTACTAGTTGGTCCCAGAGGTTGCTGAGGTGGGTATTGAGATTGGAATCCCGGCCGGCCGCCATACCCGGCGGGATACTGCGGGCCGAAACCCGGCTGGCCGCCCATGTACTGAGGCTTCCGCTGCCCCATGAGCATCGTGCCTGAAGGGTAAGGCGTGTGTCGCCTTTGGTAGCTCGCTGTCATCTTGCCCGTGCTCGCCATCTGCCCGGGGCCCATCTGCGAGCTCATCATGTTGGCGTGCATGCCCATGTTGGCCATCTGCGCCATCGGGTTCATGCCGTTCATGGCGGCGTTGCCCATCTGTCCCATACCGGTCATGCCATTCATGCCGTTCATACCGTTCATGCCGCCGTTCCCGCCCATGCTCATGCCTGTCATGGCTGGGTTATGGCTGCGCTGCTGACCGTAGCCGTTCATCGCACCATACTGGGGATTTCCCATAGTCATGTTGTTTTGCATCtgcaaagaaaaattatgttttaaagccTATTGACAAGCAATAAGTCCTTATACGCCAAATAAAGGTTCCAGTATATATGATAactatttgtttattgaaaatattgaatgttATTTGAATACCcgcttaatgtttttttttaccgaaAACTACCTAACTAAGTAATTGCGTATTGCCGACTTGTCAGTGTAGATTGTGCAGCATGCGTTGCGTACCTGCGAGAATGGCTGCGAGTCCTGCATCGCGGCCGTGGAGGCGGCGGCGACCATcgcggcggtggcggcgcTGGCGCTGGCGCCGAACTGCGCGCtctcgccgccgccgctcaTCGCGCCCGTCCCGCCGCACCACCCATACCCGCTGACAAAAACAACACAACACACGTTAACCATTGGTCACACACTAAGTTCGACTTACAGTAatacaaaaatcatttattagtcgatatttgatattaattactttagaaTATTCTGAGAagggttttaattttaagtaggATTATATGGTATTGCTGCATGTGACTAATTTGCTGGAGCGTCAAcagaaatgtcaaattaattgaattatttctgaagaatattttttttaaagcttaaTGGGAAAATATGAACAAACGATATGGTTAATGGTGTATATATTTCGTAGATCGCATTCTATAGATAGTATAAGTAGCGCTAAGCAAAGCGTTAACTAGGTATAACGGTACCTACCTTGAGCAAGCTACACATTATCGAGTGGTTTACCTATAcaactgtatttttaatatcgttaggtattaaaatgtgaaatcAGTCCggcaattttatttgattcgcGATACGAGCAGTTTCTATTCTATTGCAAGTGGCCTTGCCGAGTCGAACATTTTACATTCCACACGTTAACGCTTcgattattaataaacacgGACTCAATATTCAACCCAAATTCTATTGACGCaagatctttttttaatatgtgcacacggatttttattattttgacgAACAATGAGAGttgtaaaaaatcaatatggACGTACGTAGTGACGCGCTGTTACCCCTGTGTTTCTCTCGGGAtgtgtttcatatttttttttgtatagcaCCCGGAGTGGGAGAGCGATTCATGTGAACTGCTTTTGGGGCCAATTCCCGAGCCTTCCCGGAGCCCTTCCTAATAATTCCCATTCGACAAATGCCCGACAAACACTCGCACGGGCTACCCATTGTTGTATGCGTCTCTACTATTGTAACCATATTGGGTTTGCAAGTTTACGAGTATAATTTTGTGGaaaggatttttatattttgaaaattgaaagCGTTGCCAtacttttaagaattttacatttcactCAACATTATAAACACTGATAAACTCAATTATTTGGCAAATTAGactgataaaactgttttaactAATTACTTGCTTTATTGCTTAATTATATGTATCAAAATCGATTTGTCTCAATTATAGTTGAATAGTTTGTCAAGCATTTGACGATTCACACTTAAGTATCGTCATAAATAGCTTAACAGATACTTAGTAGAGTCGAAAACCAATAAACACGCGAGTCAACAGCGCTCAAGACGGTTCGTCTTATTCATCTCCGGCGCAGATGATTTACAAGGGTCCTTCCTTAGGTAAACTTCGTCCGACCTGCGCTtctttttatagttttgtctGAACCTTTTTTCCTTTACCGACTAAAATGTGTAgccgaacaaaaaaaaacttgtattcTGCATCCTGGTGCACTTTTTGTAAAAGTGGTACCACATCCGAATAATCACTTACGTCTCGCTCAAAATATTTTGGGTTCTTGAATGCAGACGCGGCATGTTCGTTTGAGACAATTCTCGGAATCTCAACGAAATTGTATGGATCTTAAACCTTATACTATTGGTTAATAGAAAAgactaatgtttttatttagaaaatcatTGTATTTAGTGAACATATAAACGacacaaaaatcaaatattgcCGGTTCTTAGCTCATATGATCAGGTATCGAAAGAACAACTCACGTTTATCGACATGCGAAActgctaaataaattaatatgaatgaGTACGTCGCTATTTCGAGAAGCTGGAAGGTGTTCGGCATAATATTGAAAGATAGACGAGAGAAACGCGTAGGAATTTTGATACATTGGCTATAGTTAATTTTAGATAGATGCGCAGACGCGGCGAGTTGTTACCTAATTGGCGGCGGAGATACGTTGTTATCGAATgctcttttaaaaagaaacaaattaaaagcgCTACTAATTGGCGAATATCGGGCGTGGGTTAAGTTTTTAGTTGTCAAATTGCAACCCTTATTGAGCGGTGATGGTATTAACAAACGAGTTTCCGAGTATCGATTCTCAACGTAATACGATGTGCCACGCGCGGAGGAATGCTGGCCGCTAAGAAGCGTAGcgtttttaaaacttgtacataaattataaggaattaaatgttaaatatgaaagtttatagaaaataattttgtaattaccgTGACGATATtgattatattgtttaaataaaacagtgtTAAATAAGGCATTAATTGTAAGCTGTGTATAGATTACTATCGGGTAGCGTGAAGCCGTGACGTGTACCGCCCCTGTGTTTCGTCGACAGTTGGTCACCCCTATTTAAAAGCCACTTCACATTGTGGCCTGTGTTCACATTTGTATATGATATAAAAGTACATATGACGAGGATCGATATTATTGGAACttgattaaaacaaaaagtatcgGTGTTTGGAAGATAAATTATTCTAGTTACGTTATTGTTTGATTACTGACTACTAAATCATagtttattgttgtttatttacaaatatttttattgaattattatagTTTGACAGCAACATTATTTGCTTTAAAACTGTTCAATTAGCAAATACATTTTCCACCTATAAACAAGTTCATGCATTCATGATCGTAACTTGAAAACGTATTGGGATAATCTTATCTTatatttttgcaaaataatgaagatcagttacaaaatacatatattacggaatataaacatacttaaacaaaaaaaaaagtttagtaGACGTCTTTAGAAAAGTGTTTGGATGAtacaaatatgaataattaagtttttaaattgttgattgttaaagttttgtgtaatatttatcTGGTCAATTGAGATTCGAGGTCGGGAGAATGAATCATGCTTCAAGGAGCGAATTCCGGGGGTTTGGAATGGAGGCGAGCGCTTTGGGGTGGATACGACACAATGATCGGGAAGGGTCGGCGAGCTTCGCAAACTTGGGGTAAGTGGGCCGGGTCGCGGCGATATGAAGCTATATTACGCTTctcatattaatttgtttccgTATCAGACAAAACGTATCAGATGTTATActgagtaatttttttcacacTTGATATATGTAATTAGACACTAATTTTACGTGTTTGAATAAACTGTAAAGTGTTAGATcgtatatttaagtaaattcgTTCAAGTCTATTAAGCACGTGGTATAATAGTGTAGTCGGTGCATCCGCCCCCGGCCGCAGTGCCCGTTGAAAACAGACATATTTTCCCACGACCACTTACAAGCTGCtacaaatcttttaatataacattcttTTCGTGTGACGTGTATCCTTATCTCTAGACGTAGCGAGGTAAAACAAACGGCCATCGATGCTATTTAACAACGCGTCGTGTATTTAGttgaatatttgtaataattgcaGAGCGCGCTACCCTTGAAGTGTTGAGTAGAGGACTTCCTGTGCACCGTTCACACAATCCCGCTTCCACTCCccgtttattattatttagttattggTTTTGAATAAAGGCGCGCTGCCATCAACAATATGTCGCTCGTAAAGGTGACTACGAAACAAAGCCGCCGAGCGCCACGACTTAGCACctgcttatttttttagtataatttacACTACAAATGTAATAACAATCATGGGCAACGACAACCGATGatagttttaaagttatcgatattacataaacattaaaaattaaaccgaTACCTATTTAAACGatggtaaaatttatttaacgagTCCTTAACTATTGGATGAGCTAagtgttaataatttgtttgtttgtgtttATTGTAAGAGCTAAAGTGCAGTCACCGCTTGCATTCCCATCGTACGTTAGTGTGAGTGCGCTGCGCTTGTGTGCGTACaatttgtgtgtgtgtgtgagtgTAGAGACATCTGTGTGCGTGATGGGCACCGAAAGCGTTTGTGCGTGTGAATGGAGGAACACATTTCAtttctttcattataattGCAGTGATGCGCGCGGCCGGCAATGTCACTCGCTCGTGTACTTTACAGTTGCCATATGATTATAAGGGATTTACGTACAGATTGATTTATGCGAATGCGTAAGcacatatttttcttcgaGAATAATACAAATGGCTAAGCGGCTATGCTATGCTAAAATGTTATGCGGTagcaaataaagttttactcATAGAggatatttgattttattgccCGTTAACTACGATAAGGTGGGTAGAGGTAAGCGAGGCACGTTTCAGCGTTTTGttgaaatgtaaacaaacttgTTCCggataagataaaaaagtaagtGCCTTAATAGGTGTGACGTTTCGTTGACAAATAGGTATTCGCGCACGAAAAATACTAGATAACTTAAACTATGCTAATTGAATTTATACGAAAGATGGGTCTTGGGaatttgtttactaaaattttacaaaaacaccTTACGataacacataaataaaattcaatatccGAAAAATGTTAAGTTGGACATAATATGGTACTCACTTATGCGCGTTGACTCTGTATCCTATGGTCCCTTGCAGGGGGTTGTGTTTTGCCGTGTCGGGAGCGTGTGCTCCCGCGTAACTTATGTTGTTCCCCGCGTACCCAGCCGTATTAGCAGAGTTCGCCGTCCTGTCGCTTCAAGCGCACCCCCTGAAACACCACGTATCCTGTTGTACTTTCTAAATATTCCACTTACACTGCTTCaaatttttctgtatttttatattgttttttaattcgacaattattctcttttttttgcctgcgatctttttttaaattagtttctaACGTTCTGAACGTCAACAATCGATACGTTCATCGTGTCgtcttttagaataaaatttacacttCGCAAatgagtttttaattttaatgtgttGTTCACGAAATTCACTGCTAATTTATctcctttaattaaattttatggtGGAATTTACTtatcagaattattttttatttattacacaataattgaaaacaaccaatttcaaatattttaaaacactgaTGTACGATTGAGCTGTGTGTCGCTTTTTTGATCAACGGaggttaattattattttatagtaccgagttgtatttttgtaactgttactttatttataattacttaattatttatttatttactgttaCGTTATTAGAAGTATTAGTAATTAGCCGAACTGATAACacaccttaattttttttttgtctttttgtcACTTTATTCCACACAATCCAAGGCAATGATTGCACAgatcatttattaatataatccaCAAATGATCTTCAAAATCCAATTTTTGCACTTTGCAATCCTTTTTTCGTGGGCCACTGCACTTTATTTACGTTGAAAAATTCAAATCGTCACTTAGCACAGTTCATAAAATATCCAAATCCaatgtataatatttgcaCCTGTCACTGTGTTCCaacatttgataataaatttattattatcgttCACTCACGAGTCCGACTTTGTATTTACCGAAACATCATAGACGTGTAGCGCGAGCGCCGACACCGACGTCACTGACATCGAGCAACCGCACGGTCCACCGTCAAAGGTAACACTGGCGATGGCGATGGCGAGCCGGCGACGGCGACGGTGAGTGAGAGGTTGCGCGCGGGGCGCCCACCGAGCGGCGTTGCCAGCTCGCGCGATAAAGTGGCGCACCCCCGCCCCGCGCCATGAGCCCCTTGCCCGCGCCGCTCGGCACCGCTCGGCCGCCGTCGGCATCGTACCCCTGCCCTGCCCTGCCCGTGCCCCGCCTCGCGCACTCAACGTTTCACGTAACGGTCCTCAATCGAGCGCGCGCTACTCGCTCGTTGCTTGTTGGAGTACGGCAGTCGGATTCCGAGAGCATGGATGTGTCGAAGGGTGACATCTACATTCGTTTCCATGAAGATCTATAGATATCGAACGTATTTACTTTCGGGACAACTCATAGAATTTTCAATAATGAATTTGTTTgccacattttaaattttggtaTGATCTAGATTTTCAGGTAGACATtttatcagattttttttgcgTAAAGAGCGCTCCGACGGTGGCCGCGGCATTCGGCAGCGTCTGTTGAGttcataataattaacagCGATAAACAATGGGCATGTCGTCCTCCGGTCTCTACCTGCGCATGACGACAGAGGACGAGTGACTCGTTCGTCTGTTCGATGATGTCCTCGCGACGCattgaaactatatttttgatttattttaatggcaTTTGACACCTCGATGAATatctagtttaaaattaaaatatcacgGAGGTGACAATTCACAAAcaattgttgttaaaataataataataatttatcaaattttaaaaccttaaaaaaccATCATCAAATTAGTAATCTATTCATAGAGGATGGTGA
The Papilio machaon chromosome 8, ilPapMach1.1, whole genome shotgun sequence DNA segment above includes these coding regions:
- the LOC106720759 gene encoding zinc finger MIZ domain-containing protein 1; the encoded protein is MSGGGESAQFGASASAATAAMVAAASTAAMQDSQPFSQMQNNMTMGNPQYGAMNGYGQQRSHNPAMTGMSMGGNGGMNGMNGMNGMTGMGQMGNAAMNGMNPMAQMANMGMHANMMSSQMGPGQMASTGKMTASYQRRHTPYPSGTMLMGQRKPQYMGGQPGFGPQYPAGYGGRPGFQSQYPPQQPLGPTSNFGAAMRGSMRQSTPPYSNQGQYFNGGVPNQFPQHQGSNAQYAGQYTGQFAQEVAMRTSMSYQHSPVPGNPTPPLTPASSMPPYISPNADVKPHFNELKPSMGMQNDELRLTFPVRDGIILPPFRLEHNLAVSNHVFQLKPTVHSTLIWRSDLELQLKCFHHEDRQMNTNWPASVQVSVNATPLVIDRGENKTSHKPLYLKEVCQPGRNTIQITVSACCCSHLFVLQLVHRPSVRSVLQGLLRKRLLTADHCIAKIKMNFNQTPVNNNSSNTGNDRDGVEQTALKVSLKCPITFKKITLPARGHECKHIQCFDLESYLQLNCERGSWRCPVCNKPAQLEGLEVDQYMWGILNTLNGSDVDEVTIDNGANWKAAKSVTNSGIKQEDDSNDNSVGKRGKAMSPGSMNMPTMNNWDMNALSPYLPPDMNTIASGSMISSYNQSGQSRNSSGSNSQNYDFGMNNGPGSNEFAGNGPLSHLNESVNSLDPLNAMEKSLNEQMPHTPHTPHTPGSAHTPGGGGAHTPGSSHTPGPPSVGHPLSEVDIPADLNFDPAAVIDGEGTDNLNLLPETNVDPMELLSYLDAPALGELLATPPSSSSSAGSHPPRAPSSDDLLALFE